AACGGTAGCGGTAAGGGAACCCAGGGAGCCATTTTGAAGGATAAATATAATACCCCTCATATTGAATCAGGTGCTATATTCCGCGACAATATTTCAAAAGGAACAGAACTTGGTGCAAAAGCAAAGGCATATATAGACAAAGGGGATTTGGTGCCGGATGAAATTACGATTCCTATGATACTTGACAGAATGAAACAACCGGATTGTAATAATGGCTGGCTGTTAGATGGTTTCCCCAGAAATAAAAACCAGGCAATAAAGCTTGACGAGGAATTGAAAAAGGCTGGTATCAATCTTGATATAGTAGTTGAAATAACTCTTGATCGGGAAATAGCAAAAAACAGGATTATGGGTCGCAGGCTTTGCGAAAATGATAACAATCATCCTAATAACATATACATAGATGCAATTAAACCAAATGGTGATAAATGCCGTGTATGCGGAGGCGGTCTTAAGACAAGAGCCGATGATCAGGATGAAGCTGCAATAAACAAACGCCATGATATATATTATGACTCAAACAACGGCACGCTTGCATCGTCATATTATTTTAAAGATCTTGCCAAAAATGCAACTTCTTTAAAATACATCATACTTGACGGAACCCCCGGCGTAAAAGAGGTGCAGGCAGATCTTCTTTCAAAACTTTCATGATGGTTTTGACTTATAAATATATTTGCAAAAAGCTGCATTTGGGTTGATAATTTTTCTTGCTTAGATATAAATATTAAGTTAATAAGAAAGACTCGTAAAGATCCATAAGTTTTGTTTCAATCATCGGTAGAGAAAAACCCTTTCTCGCCAAATGGAAAATAGTTATTTGATTTTTTACGAACATATAAAGAAAATTTGCCAAAATATATATGTAAAAAAACATCGGAAATAGGATTAACAAGCCTAAATTCATCTGGTGTAAAGAAGGGGGCGAGAAAATTTGAAGGAAATCCAAGTCAAGGTTTTTGATAACGACCTTGAAAAAGCCATACGAATTTTGAAAAAAAAGATTCAAAATGACGGCCTTTTCAAGCGGTTGAAATTAAAAAAGAGTTATGAAAAACCGAGCGAATTCAGGCGGCGCAAACAGCGCGAAGCTTTAAGAAGAGAAAGAATAGCTATTTCCAGAAGTAAATACAGAAAATAAAGTTAAGATATCTTAAAATAAAAGCCCGGCAAGAAAGCTGTTTTTGCCGGGCTTTTTGTATTAACCCTAATGTGCCGGGAAAAGATCTATGGGAAATAAGGCTTATAATGATTGCCTGAACCAAATGTATAGTTTAAGAAGATTCGGGATTAAACTTGGGCTTGGAACAATAAAAAATATTCTTGGCGCATTGA
This window of the Pseudomonadota bacterium genome carries:
- a CDS encoding adenylate kinase, which codes for MNILFFGPNGSGKGTQGAILKDKYNTPHIESGAIFRDNISKGTELGAKAKAYIDKGDLVPDEITIPMILDRMKQPDCNNGWLLDGFPRNKNQAIKLDEELKKAGINLDIVVEITLDREIAKNRIMGRRLCENDNNHPNNIYIDAIKPNGDKCRVCGGGLKTRADDQDEAAINKRHDIYYDSNNGTLASSYYFKDLAKNATSLKYIILDGTPGVKEVQADLLSKLS
- the rpsU gene encoding 30S ribosomal protein S21; its protein translation is MKEIQVKVFDNDLEKAIRILKKKIQNDGLFKRLKLKKSYEKPSEFRRRKQREALRRERIAISRSKYRK